A single Danio aesculapii chromosome 19, fDanAes4.1, whole genome shotgun sequence DNA region contains:
- the ccn2b gene encoding CCN family member 2b isoform X1, which yields MTGTALTRSCIAFCLLIHTAICQDCSQPCDCPDESPLCPVGTSLVLDGCSCCKVCARQAGEPCSFLEPCDHHKGLYCDYSVLSDTETGICMAQEGQTCDLGGVIYRSGETFQPSCKHQCVCMNGEIGCVPTCASNIRLPSPDCPYPRRVQIPGKCCEEWVCDQIPQEDTFQSAVAGRSIAYREISGHGLQHESARDNCIVQTTEWSECSATCGMGMSSRVTNDNEQCQLERQTRMCMIRPCHADLEKDIKRGKKCVRTPKSQSGMRFELSGCQSVRLYKPKFCGVCTDDRCCTPQSTITAEVEFRCPEGDSFRKKMMFIKTCSCHHNCPRENDIFLASNSRRMIGDYENDM from the exons ATGACTGGAACAGCACTCACCAGATCATGCATCGCTTTCTGCCTGCTTATACACACG GCAATATGCCAGGACTGCTCTCAGCCCTGTGACTGCCCAGACGAGAGCCCATTATGCCCTGTAGGCACCAGTCTAGTGTTAGACGGCTGCAGCTGCTGTAAAGTGTGTGCACGACAGGCAGGAGAGCCCTGCTCATTCCTGGAGCCATGCGACCATCATAAGGGCCTGTATTGTGACTATAGTGTGCTCAGTGACACTGAGACAGGCATCTGCATGG CTCAAGAAGGTCAGACGTGCGATCTGGGTGGTGTGATTTATCGCAGTGGTGAGACTTTCCAACCCAGCTGTAAACACCAATGTGTCTGCATGAATGGGGAGATTGGCTGCGTACCAACCTGCGCAAGCAACATACGGCTGCCCTCTCCAGACTGCCCCTACCCACGACGTGTCCAGATCCCTGGAAAGTGCTGTGAGGAGTGGGTGTGCGACCAGATCCCACAAGAAGACACCTTCCAGTCAGCAGTGGCTGGTAGGTCAATCG CATACAGAGAAATCTCAGGTCATGGTCTCCAGCATGAGAGTGCGAGGGACAACTGCATCGTTCAGACCACTGAATGGAGTGAATGCTCTGCAACCTGTGGCATGGGCATGTCCTCTCGTGTAACCAATGATAATGAGCAATGCCAGCTGGAACGACAGACCCGTATGTGCATGATCCGCCCCTGCCATGCAGATCTGGAAAAGGACATCAAG AGAGGAAAGAAGTGTGTGCGAACCCCAAAAAGCCAGAGTGGGATGCGTTTCGAGTTGTCTGGATGCCAGAGCGTCCGGCTGTATAAGCCAAAGTTCTGCGGTGTGTGTACAGATGACCGCTGCTGCACGCCTCAATCCACCATCACAGCCGAGGTAGAGTTCCGCTGTCCTGAGGGGGACTCCTTCAGAAAGAAGATGATGTTTATTAAGACCTGCTCCTGTCATCACAATTGCCCCCGCGAAAACGACATCTTCCTTGCTTCAAACTCACGGAGAATGATCGGGGACTATGAAAATGACATGTGA
- the ccn2b gene encoding CCN family member 2b isoform X2, which produces MTGTALTRSCIAFCLLIHTAICQDCSQPCDCPDESPLCPVGTSLVLDGCSCCKVCARQAGEPCSFLEPCDHHKGLYCDYSVLSDTETGICMAQEGQTCDLGGVIYRSGETFQPSCKHQCVCMNGEIGCVPTCASNIRLPSPDCPYPRRVQIPGKCCEEWVCDQIPQEDTFQSAVAAYREISGHGLQHESARDNCIVQTTEWSECSATCGMGMSSRVTNDNEQCQLERQTRMCMIRPCHADLEKDIKRGKKCVRTPKSQSGMRFELSGCQSVRLYKPKFCGVCTDDRCCTPQSTITAEVEFRCPEGDSFRKKMMFIKTCSCHHNCPRENDIFLASNSRRMIGDYENDM; this is translated from the exons ATGACTGGAACAGCACTCACCAGATCATGCATCGCTTTCTGCCTGCTTATACACACG GCAATATGCCAGGACTGCTCTCAGCCCTGTGACTGCCCAGACGAGAGCCCATTATGCCCTGTAGGCACCAGTCTAGTGTTAGACGGCTGCAGCTGCTGTAAAGTGTGTGCACGACAGGCAGGAGAGCCCTGCTCATTCCTGGAGCCATGCGACCATCATAAGGGCCTGTATTGTGACTATAGTGTGCTCAGTGACACTGAGACAGGCATCTGCATGG CTCAAGAAGGTCAGACGTGCGATCTGGGTGGTGTGATTTATCGCAGTGGTGAGACTTTCCAACCCAGCTGTAAACACCAATGTGTCTGCATGAATGGGGAGATTGGCTGCGTACCAACCTGCGCAAGCAACATACGGCTGCCCTCTCCAGACTGCCCCTACCCACGACGTGTCCAGATCCCTGGAAAGTGCTGTGAGGAGTGGGTGTGCGACCAGATCCCACAAGAAGACACCTTCCAGTCAGCAGTGGCTG CATACAGAGAAATCTCAGGTCATGGTCTCCAGCATGAGAGTGCGAGGGACAACTGCATCGTTCAGACCACTGAATGGAGTGAATGCTCTGCAACCTGTGGCATGGGCATGTCCTCTCGTGTAACCAATGATAATGAGCAATGCCAGCTGGAACGACAGACCCGTATGTGCATGATCCGCCCCTGCCATGCAGATCTGGAAAAGGACATCAAG AGAGGAAAGAAGTGTGTGCGAACCCCAAAAAGCCAGAGTGGGATGCGTTTCGAGTTGTCTGGATGCCAGAGCGTCCGGCTGTATAAGCCAAAGTTCTGCGGTGTGTGTACAGATGACCGCTGCTGCACGCCTCAATCCACCATCACAGCCGAGGTAGAGTTCCGCTGTCCTGAGGGGGACTCCTTCAGAAAGAAGATGATGTTTATTAAGACCTGCTCCTGTCATCACAATTGCCCCCGCGAAAACGACATCTTCCTTGCTTCAAACTCACGGAGAATGATCGGGGACTATGAAAATGACATGTGA